A single genomic interval of Romboutsia ilealis harbors:
- the glmM gene encoding phosphoglucosamine mutase, with protein MRKYFGTDGVRGVANTELNCDLAYKLGRAGGYVLAQGKDKVKVIVGKDTRVSGDMLEAALIAGLMSVGCDVVTVGVIPTPGVAYLTKKYEADCGVVISASHNPVEYNGIKFFNKDGYKLDDAVELEIEGYIDNIEKVDYHPVGEKVGRKIFVHNAQRDYIDYLKSIVNVDFKGLKVVLDCANGAAYKVAPTIFSELGANVVTINSEPDGNNINDKCGSTHPEKLQKAVVENEANLGLAYDGDADRLIAVDENGNIVDGDHIMVLSAIHLKNKGKLAQDTLVVTVMSNIGLTIAAKEHGINLATTAVGDRYVLEEMKNSGYNLGGEQSGHMTFLDYNTTGDGVLSSLVLAQIVLEEDKKLSELAAVMTQYPQVLVNARIKNENKNRYMEYPEIKSEIERIEKLLDGCGRVLIRPSGTEPLVRVMLEGKEEGQIRELATNLANLIQEKLS; from the coding sequence ATGAGAAAATATTTTGGAACAGATGGAGTAAGAGGAGTAGCTAATACAGAACTTAATTGTGATTTAGCATATAAATTAGGGAGAGCTGGTGGTTATGTATTAGCTCAAGGCAAAGATAAAGTTAAAGTAATAGTTGGTAAAGATACTAGAGTTTCAGGGGATATGTTAGAAGCTGCTTTAATAGCAGGGCTTATGTCTGTAGGATGTGATGTAGTTACTGTTGGAGTAATACCAACTCCAGGTGTTGCATACTTAACTAAAAAATATGAAGCTGATTGTGGTGTTGTTATATCAGCATCTCATAACCCAGTTGAATATAATGGTATAAAGTTCTTTAATAAAGATGGATATAAACTAGATGATGCAGTTGAGTTAGAAATAGAAGGATATATAGATAATATAGAAAAGGTAGATTATCATCCAGTCGGGGAAAAAGTTGGAAGAAAAATATTTGTTCATAACGCTCAAAGAGATTATATAGACTATTTAAAATCTATAGTAAATGTTGACTTTAAAGGATTAAAGGTAGTGCTAGATTGTGCTAATGGAGCAGCATACAAAGTTGCACCAACAATATTTAGCGAATTAGGAGCAAATGTAGTAACTATAAATAGTGAACCAGATGGAAATAATATAAATGATAAGTGCGGATCTACACATCCAGAAAAATTACAAAAAGCTGTTGTAGAGAACGAAGCTAACTTAGGTCTTGCATATGATGGAGATGCAGATAGATTAATTGCTGTTGACGAAAATGGAAACATTGTAGATGGAGATCATATAATGGTATTAAGTGCTATACATTTAAAAAATAAAGGTAAATTGGCACAAGACACTTTAGTAGTTACAGTTATGAGTAATATAGGACTTACTATAGCAGCAAAAGAGCATGGTATAAATCTAGCTACTACTGCTGTAGGAGATAGATATGTATTAGAAGAAATGAAAAACAGTGGATATAACCTTGGTGGAGAGCAATCAGGGCATATGACATTCTTAGATTATAATACAACTGGAGATGGAGTTTTAAGTTCTTTAGTATTAGCTCAAATAGTACTAGAAGAAGATAAAAAATTATCAGAACTTGCAGCTGTAATGACTCAATACCCACAAGTATTAGTTAATGCTAGAATAAAAAATGAAAATAAGAATAGATACATGGAATATCCAGAAATAAAATCTGAGATAGAAAGAATAGAAAAATTACTAGATGGATGTGGAAGAGTCTTAATTAGACCATCAGGAACAGAGCCATTAGTAAGAGTTATGTTAGAAGGTAAAGAGGAAGGTCAAATAAGAGAATTAGCAACAAACTTAGCTAATCTTATCCAAGAAAAATTATCATAA